In uncultured Fusobacterium sp., the following proteins share a genomic window:
- a CDS encoding GNAT family N-acetyltransferase, which translates to MLKIRMAKKEDVKKIAEIEARCFPVAEAAEEETLEKRYEAFSENFIVAEKDGEVIGFINGCTTDKPELGDELYHYPNLHKPNGDYQTVFGLDVLPEYRKQGIAEKLLNELIRLSKERGKKGVILTCKDHLIHYYEKFGFEHQGVSASAHGGAKWNDMYLKLENK; encoded by the coding sequence ATGTTAAAGATTAGAATGGCAAAGAAAGAGGATGTAAAAAAGATAGCTGAAATAGAGGCTAGATGTTTTCCAGTGGCAGAAGCGGCAGAAGAGGAGACATTAGAAAAAAGATATGAGGCTTTTAGTGAAAATTTTATAGTAGCAGAAAAAGATGGAGAAGTTATAGGATTTATAAATGGTTGTACAACAGATAAACCAGAGTTAGGTGATGAATTATATCACTATCCAAATTTACATAAACCAAATGGTGACTATCAAACAGTTTTTGGTTTAGATGTATTACCTGAATATAGAAAACAAGGAATAGCAGAAAAATTATTAAATGAATTGATAAGATTGAGTAAAGAGAGAGGAAAAAAAGGAGTAATTTTAACTTGTAAAGATCATTTAATCCATTATTATGAAAAATTTGGGTTTGAACATCAAGGAGTTTCAGCTTCAGCTCATGGAGGAGCAAAGTGGAATGATATGTATTTGAAGCTAGAGAATAAATAA
- a CDS encoding RluA family pseudouridine synthase has protein sequence MEIKETLTVYANENDKGKRIDKFLSELIDDATRSYIQKIIDNGLVEIQGKKITKSGNKLKGVETIVVNIPEDEVLDLIPEDIPLNIIYEDSDIVIINKSPNLVVHPAHGNYTGTLVNALLYHIKDLSTINGVIRPGIVHRLDKDTTGIIVVAKNDIAHNKLSEMFKEKTLEKTYVCITKGIFKDRKGRVETLIGRDSKDRKKMAVVQENGKIAISNYEVLDEGKNHSLVKVRIETGRTHQIRVHMKYLNHPIMGDTTYGNGSEGADRQMLHAYSLKFMHPITDKEMFVIAPLPEDFKKAAKYVGVDISKIESENRDGE, from the coding sequence ATGGAAATAAAAGAAACATTAACAGTTTATGCTAATGAAAATGATAAAGGGAAAAGAATAGATAAGTTTTTGAGTGAATTAATAGATGATGCTACAAGATCTTATATACAAAAAATAATAGATAATGGACTTGTTGAAATACAGGGAAAAAAAATAACTAAAAGTGGAAATAAATTAAAGGGAGTAGAAACCATAGTAGTAAATATTCCAGAAGATGAAGTTCTAGATCTTATTCCTGAAGATATACCTTTAAATATAATTTATGAAGATAGTGATATAGTTATAATAAATAAGTCTCCAAACTTAGTAGTTCATCCAGCTCATGGAAATTATACAGGAACTTTAGTAAATGCTCTTTTATACCATATAAAAGACCTATCTACAATAAATGGAGTAATAAGACCAGGAATTGTTCACAGATTGGATAAAGATACTACTGGAATAATAGTAGTGGCTAAAAATGATATTGCTCATAATAAATTATCAGAGATGTTTAAGGAAAAAACTTTAGAGAAAACATATGTATGTATTACAAAAGGAATTTTTAAAGATAGAAAAGGTAGAGTGGAAACTCTTATTGGAAGAGACTCAAAAGATAGAAAGAAAATGGCTGTGGTACAGGAAAATGGAAAAATAGCTATTTCTAATTATGAAGTGTTAGATGAGGGAAAAAATCATTCCCTAGTAAAAGTTAGGATAGAAACAGGAAGAACACATCAAATAAGGGTTCATATGAAATATTTAAATCATCCAATAATGGGAGATACTACTTATGGGAATGGGAGTGAAGGTGCAGATAGACAGATGTTACATGCTTACAGTTTAAAATTTATGCATCCTATAACAGATAAGGAAATGTTTGTAATAGCTCCATTACCAGAAGATTTTAAAAAAGCAGCTAAATATGTTGGAGTAGATATATCTAAAATAGAAAGTGAGAATAGAGATGGAGAATAA
- a CDS encoding VOC family protein codes for MFKFNHFNFNVLDLDKSIKFYEEALGLKEVRRKEAADGSYKLVYLGDEEGHFSLELTWLKDREEKYDLGDEEFHLALTTENYEEAYKKHKEMGVIIYENPAMGIYFIGDPDGYWIEIVPANK; via the coding sequence ATGTTTAAATTTAATCACTTTAATTTTAATGTACTTGATTTAGATAAAAGTATAAAATTTTATGAAGAAGCTTTAGGTTTAAAAGAAGTAAGAAGAAAAGAAGCTGCTGATGGAAGTTATAAATTAGTATATCTTGGAGATGAAGAAGGACATTTCTCTCTTGAACTTACTTGGTTAAAAGATAGAGAAGAAAAATATGATTTAGGAGATGAAGAGTTCCATTTAGCTTTAACTACCGAAAATTATGAAGAAGCTTATAAAAAGCATAAAGAGATGGGAGTTATAATCTATGAAAATCCAGCTATGGGTATCTATTTTATAGGTGATCCTGATGGATATTGGATTGAGATAGTTCCAGCTAATAAATAA
- a CDS encoding PTS sugar transporter subunit IIC, producing the protein MSGLTMEAAIALSLPIATLAQSVGILDRTLNTTFLHWADKAAEEGEPNKIERAMWAGAFLFFFSEFIVVFLGVLLGSNTISVFVNSLPEFIIKGLTVASGMLPALGIAILMQLIFDKENAAYLFIGFILTAVLGISTVAVAVVGAIIAYIVYQTTMRHKKEMDALISVISVKGTNDDLDGEL; encoded by the coding sequence ATGTCAGGATTAACAATGGAAGCAGCAATTGCTTTATCATTACCTATAGCAACATTAGCTCAATCAGTAGGAATATTGGATAGAACATTAAATACTACTTTTTTACACTGGGCAGATAAAGCTGCAGAAGAAGGAGAACCGAATAAAATAGAGAGAGCTATGTGGGCAGGAGCATTTTTATTTTTCTTTAGTGAATTTATAGTAGTATTTTTAGGTGTTTTATTAGGATCAAATACAATTTCAGTTTTTGTAAATTCTCTACCAGAATTTATAATAAAAGGATTAACTGTAGCAAGTGGAATGTTACCGGCATTAGGAATAGCAATTTTAATGCAGTTAATATTTGATAAAGAAAATGCAGCATATTTATTTATAGGATTTATTTTAACAGCTGTTCTTGGAATAAGTACTGTAGCAGTGGCAGTAGTAGGGGCAATAATAGCATATATAGTATATCAAACTACCATGAGACATAAAAAAGAAATGGATGCTTTAATTTCAGTTATTTCTGTAAAAGGAACTAATGATGATTTGGATGGTGAGCTATAA
- a CDS encoding SIS domain-containing protein gives MNNIISNMYNYICETPIVLKKMIENRKEITKEFVEYYKEKNIEQIYIIGSGTSYHAGLSAKVFLEEILGKKVFCMYPTQFARAEKVFNKNTLVIGVSQGGQSLSTVEGLDSAIKNELFTAAVSENPTALIFKHSRTKTLIEVGNEKCGAKTKGFAGTTLTLMLMIIELLSAKKELDNTKIDEYFSRMEKVIGNMENVIKTSTKWFEKIGKELISAKRIIVVGYENNYADVLEGALKILETVRQGVTGYDIEEFFHGIYNSINDDTYIFYLASEGDYKERTQKLVQILSEWTPYNYMITSPQNVKKYTERDLICQFTEDKLFGQWEYIIPLQIVSCLGAKQLGINPDIPKDPNFHRRIGSKKLDGIRDQYTLEK, from the coding sequence ATGAACAATATAATATCAAATATGTATAATTATATATGTGAAACACCGATTGTTTTAAAAAAAATGATTGAAAATAGAAAAGAAATAACAAAGGAGTTTGTAGAATATTATAAGGAAAAAAATATAGAACAAATCTATATAATAGGTTCTGGAACAAGTTATCACGCTGGACTTTCAGCTAAAGTTTTTTTAGAAGAGATATTAGGGAAGAAAGTTTTTTGTATGTATCCTACACAATTTGCAAGGGCAGAAAAAGTTTTTAATAAAAATACTCTTGTAATAGGAGTTTCACAAGGAGGGCAGAGTCTTTCAACAGTAGAAGGATTGGATTCCGCAATAAAAAATGAGCTATTTACAGCAGCAGTTTCAGAGAACCCAACAGCTTTAATTTTTAAACACTCAAGAACAAAAACATTAATAGAAGTAGGGAATGAAAAGTGTGGAGCTAAAACAAAAGGTTTTGCAGGGACTACTTTAACTTTAATGTTAATGATAATAGAACTTTTAAGTGCAAAGAAAGAATTAGACAATACAAAAATAGATGAATATTTTTCTAGAATGGAAAAAGTTATAGGAAATATGGAAAATGTAATAAAAACATCAACAAAATGGTTTGAGAAAATAGGAAAAGAATTAATATCTGCTAAAAGAATTATTGTAGTTGGATATGAAAATAACTATGCTGATGTTTTAGAAGGAGCTTTAAAAATATTGGAAACAGTACGTCAAGGTGTTACAGGTTATGATATAGAAGAGTTTTTTCATGGAATATATAATTCAATAAATGATGATACATATATTTTCTACTTAGCTTCAGAAGGTGATTACAAAGAAAGAACACAAAAATTAGTTCAAATTTTAAGTGAATGGACACCATATAATTATATGATAACTTCACCACAAAATGTAAAAAAATATACAGAAAGGGATTTAATTTGTCAATTTACAGAAGATAAATTATTTGGACAATGGGAATATATAATTCCGCTTCAAATAGTATCTTGTTTAGGAGCTAAACAATTAGGTATAAATCCTGATATACCCAAAGATCCTAATTTCCATAGAAGAATAGGAAGTAAAAAATTAGATGGAATAAGAGATCAATATACATTGGAAAAATAG
- a CDS encoding ribonuclease HII gives MENNLLYKFDLDKGVKIIGVDEAGRGPLAGPVVAAAAKLKNYSEALQEINDSKKLTEKKREKLFDIILENFEIGIGIATPEEIDEINILNATFLAMRRALKDLEKKIEIDDALILVDGNFKIREYFGNQEPVIKGDAKSLSIAAASIIAKVTRDRLMLEESKNYPEYQFEKHKGYGTKAHRTVLLQKGPTPIHRKSFLTKILVTNEK, from the coding sequence ATGGAGAATAATTTACTTTATAAATTTGATTTAGATAAAGGTGTAAAAATAATAGGAGTAGATGAAGCTGGAAGAGGGCCATTAGCTGGACCTGTTGTAGCAGCAGCAGCAAAATTAAAAAATTATTCTGAAGCTCTTCAAGAGATAAATGATTCGAAAAAACTTACTGAAAAAAAGAGAGAAAAACTTTTTGATATAATTTTAGAGAATTTTGAAATTGGAATAGGAATTGCTACTCCTGAAGAAATAGATGAAATAAATATATTAAATGCTACATTTTTAGCTATGAGAAGGGCATTAAAAGATTTAGAAAAGAAAATAGAGATTGATGATGCTCTTATACTTGTAGATGGAAATTTTAAAATAAGAGAGTATTTTGGTAATCAAGAACCAGTGATAAAGGGAGATGCTAAAAGTTTATCTATTGCTGCAGCTTCTATAATTGCAAAAGTAACAAGGGATAGGTTAATGTTAGAAGAGAGTAAAAATTATCCAGAGTACCAATTTGAAAAGCATAAAGGTTATGGAACAAAAGCTCATAGAACAGTTCTTTTACAAAAAGGACCTACTCCTATTCATAGAAAGAGCTTCTTGACTAAAATATTAGTTACTAATGAAAAATAA
- a CDS encoding PTS sugar transporter subunit IIB: MIKLLRVDDRLIHGQVAVSWTSFIGADTLLVANEKATVDKVMQMAFNMAKPPQVTLSIKSVNGAIAVINNPKHIERKIFVITATVEDALKICEKCDEVKEICLGGIRKAEGKKMIERQVYLNSEEIEKIKEMKSLNKEVYLQAVPTEKKLSYDEIIKEFNK, from the coding sequence ATGATAAAATTATTAAGAGTGGATGATAGATTAATTCATGGGCAAGTGGCAGTTAGTTGGACATCTTTTATAGGAGCAGATACACTATTAGTAGCAAACGAAAAAGCAACAGTAGATAAAGTTATGCAAATGGCTTTTAACATGGCTAAACCACCTCAAGTTACTTTATCTATTAAAAGTGTTAATGGTGCAATAGCAGTTATTAATAATCCAAAACATATAGAAAGAAAAATATTTGTTATAACAGCAACAGTAGAAGATGCATTAAAAATTTGTGAAAAATGTGATGAAGTAAAAGAAATTTGTTTAGGAGGGATAAGAAAAGCAGAAGGAAAAAAAATGATAGAAAGACAAGTGTACTTAAATAGCGAAGAGATAGAAAAAATAAAAGAGATGAAGTCTTTAAATAAAGAAGTATATTTACAAGCAGTACCAACTGAAAAAAAACTTAGTTATGATGAAATAATAAAAGAATTTAATAAATAA
- a CDS encoding MBL fold metallo-hydrolase: MKVFYIYHSGFAIETEKYKLIFDYYMEPKRNSGNFNIENFIIDNKHILVFSSHSHGDHFNKEILNWKEKNPNINYILSDDIEENGGYNFVKEGDSLIVEGVEINVFGSTDLGVSYFVKCDGKSFFHAGDLNWWAWSDDTPEEEKYMKDLYFNKMELIEKKLKEEEIDYLFYPVDPRLEEYSFLGIKYFIEKIRVRNIIPMHMWDKYEIIKNLKNEIKDINIIEINKNCEEILKI; this comes from the coding sequence ATGAAAGTTTTTTATATTTATCATAGTGGATTTGCAATAGAAACAGAAAAGTATAAATTAATATTTGATTATTATATGGAACCAAAAAGAAATAGTGGAAATTTTAATATAGAAAATTTTATTATTGATAATAAGCATATTTTAGTATTTTCATCTCATAGTCATGGAGATCATTTTAATAAAGAAATTTTAAATTGGAAAGAAAAGAATCCAAATATTAATTATATTTTAAGTGATGATATAGAGGAAAATGGAGGGTATAATTTTGTAAAAGAGGGAGACTCTTTAATTGTAGAGGGAGTAGAGATAAATGTTTTCGGTTCTACAGATTTAGGAGTTTCATATTTTGTGAAATGTGATGGAAAAAGTTTTTTTCATGCTGGAGACCTTAATTGGTGGGCTTGGTCAGATGATACTCCTGAAGAGGAAAAATATATGAAAGATTTATATTTTAATAAAATGGAATTAATTGAGAAAAAACTTAAAGAAGAAGAGATAGATTATCTATTTTATCCAGTTGATCCAAGATTGGAAGAGTATAGTTTTTTAGGAATTAAATATTTTATAGAAAAAATAAGAGTAAGAAATATTATTCCAATGCATATGTGGGATAAGTATGAAATAATAAAAAATTTAAAGAATGAGATAAAAGATATAAATATAATAGAAATTAATAAAAATTGTGAAGAAATATTAAAAATATAA
- a CDS encoding DEAD/DEAH box helicase has translation MSLKERNDVLEDIHFMLKIDNRGAYIVPVSSKGEILENFEVDEEAKDTTSQILVFLKEIKDDSFFIDWENDYKEVYLNEYPDVIEFLIDNPKLVNEDMKPLKWIKRDNTLALIIKEKENSTTALTTELLLNGSITDFLIINEDLILADDTFYIIDMESNDFHTLRELVGSIDESDLENFLTLTLKYFKNIEIEYKDYKIVQGERKIPNPQIIIEKISHDNSLYLQVTLMVSDMHYEFLKEHEIKQVAIVNDMEKKIFICDVDISRISEAMEDIVRVLTKDQKNLKVRSSYYLDESNLIIMQEKLAKEFIMQDLLQLASKYKVVGTDKLRKYNIKAVKPKVIGNFSHSIDFLEGEIELEIEGEKFSILDVLSSYKKDSYIMLSDGTSALINKKYIEKLERLFKDSDKKKVKLSFFDLPLVEELIEDKIFSEEMNKTREFFKGINNIKDYNVDPPKVKAELREYQEYGYKWLCYLMDNNLGGCLADDMGLGKTLQAISVLTRLHEKRGTKSLVVMPKSLIYNWESEIKRFSPKLKVGIYYGNFRNREIIKKSSVILTTYGTIRNDIEIIKDYKFDAVILDESQNIKNVNAQTTKAIMLLDAKHRIALSGTPIENNLSELYSLFRFLNPSMFGTMEEFNNYYAIPIQKENDQEAIEELKKKVYPFILRRIKKEVLKDLPDKIEKTMYIEMNPEQKKLYEERRNYYYKMVHSQIKENGIGKTQFFILQALNELRQITSCPEAKSTGVTSSKREVLINNIVEAVENGHKVLVFTNYINSIKNICEDLERYDIKYLSMSGSTKDRQLLVDKFQKDNKYKVFVMTLKTGGVGLNLTAADTIFIYDPWWNKTVENQAIDRAYRLGQDRTVFSYKLILKDTIEEKILQLQESKIKLLDNLISEDSATLKSLTEKDIEFILGE, from the coding sequence ATGAGCTTAAAAGAGAGAAATGATGTATTAGAAGATATACATTTTATGTTAAAAATAGATAATAGAGGAGCATATATTGTACCAGTATCTTCTAAAGGAGAGATATTAGAAAATTTTGAAGTTGATGAAGAAGCAAAAGATACAACAAGTCAAATTTTAGTTTTTTTAAAAGAGATAAAAGATGACAGTTTCTTTATAGATTGGGAAAATGACTACAAAGAGGTATACTTAAATGAATATCCTGATGTTATAGAATTTTTAATAGATAATCCTAAATTAGTAAATGAAGATATGAAACCTTTAAAGTGGATAAAGAGAGATAATACTTTAGCTCTTATAATAAAGGAAAAAGAAAATAGTACAACTGCTCTTACAACAGAGCTTTTATTAAATGGATCTATCACAGATTTTTTAATTATTAATGAGGATTTAATTTTAGCTGATGATACTTTTTATATAATAGATATGGAAAGTAATGATTTTCATACTTTAAGAGAGTTAGTTGGCTCTATTGATGAATCTGATTTAGAAAATTTCTTAACTCTTACTTTAAAATATTTTAAAAATATTGAAATAGAGTATAAAGATTATAAAATTGTTCAAGGGGAAAGGAAAATACCAAATCCTCAAATTATAATAGAGAAGATTTCACATGATAATAGCCTTTATTTACAAGTTACTTTAATGGTATCTGATATGCACTATGAGTTTTTAAAAGAGCATGAGATAAAACAAGTAGCTATTGTAAATGATATGGAAAAGAAAATATTTATATGTGATGTAGATATAAGTAGAATTTCAGAGGCAATGGAAGACATAGTAAGAGTTCTGACAAAAGATCAGAAAAATTTAAAAGTCAGATCAAGTTATTATTTAGATGAAAGCAACTTAATAATTATGCAAGAAAAACTTGCAAAAGAGTTTATTATGCAAGATTTATTACAATTAGCTTCTAAGTATAAAGTGGTTGGAACGGATAAATTAAGAAAATACAATATAAAAGCTGTTAAGCCAAAAGTAATAGGAAATTTTAGTCATTCTATTGATTTCTTAGAAGGTGAAATTGAATTAGAAATAGAAGGGGAAAAATTCTCTATTTTAGATGTACTTTCATCTTATAAAAAAGACTCTTATATAATGTTAAGTGATGGAACAAGTGCTCTTATCAATAAAAAATATATAGAGAAATTAGAGAGATTATTTAAAGATAGTGATAAAAAGAAAGTAAAACTTTCATTTTTCGATTTACCTCTTGTGGAAGAATTAATAGAAGATAAGATTTTTTCAGAAGAGATGAATAAAACTAGAGAGTTTTTTAAAGGGATTAATAATATAAAAGATTATAATGTTGATCCACCAAAAGTTAAAGCAGAATTGAGAGAATATCAAGAGTATGGATATAAATGGTTATGTTACCTTATGGATAATAATCTTGGTGGTTGCTTAGCTGATGATATGGGATTGGGAAAAACTCTTCAAGCTATTTCTGTACTCACAAGATTACATGAAAAAAGAGGAACTAAGAGTTTAGTAGTAATGCCAAAATCTCTTATATATAACTGGGAAAGTGAAATAAAAAGATTCAGTCCTAAGTTAAAAGTAGGAATATACTATGGAAACTTTAGAAATAGAGAAATTATAAAGAAAAGTAGCGTAATTTTAACAACTTATGGAACAATAAGAAATGATATAGAGATCATAAAAGATTATAAGTTTGATGCTGTAATATTAGATGAATCTCAAAATATAAAAAATGTAAATGCTCAAACAACAAAAGCTATTATGCTATTAGATGCAAAACATAGAATAGCTTTAAGTGGAACTCCAATTGAAAATAACTTAAGTGAATTATATTCATTATTTAGATTTTTAAATCCATCTATGTTTGGAACAATGGAGGAATTTAATAATTACTATGCTATTCCAATTCAAAAAGAAAATGATCAAGAGGCAATAGAAGAGCTTAAGAAAAAGGTATATCCATTTATTTTAAGAAGAATTAAAAAGGAAGTTTTAAAGGATTTACCAGATAAGATTGAAAAAACTATGTATATAGAGATGAATCCAGAACAGAAAAAACTTTATGAGGAGAGAAGAAATTATTACTATAAAATGGTACACTCTCAAATAAAGGAAAATGGAATTGGAAAAACACAATTTTTTATCCTTCAAGCTTTAAATGAGTTAAGACAGATAACAAGTTGTCCAGAAGCTAAGAGTACAGGAGTTACATCTAGTAAAAGAGAGGTACTTATAAATAATATAGTGGAAGCTGTAGAAAATGGACATAAAGTTTTAGTTTTTACTAACTATATAAATTCAATAAAAAATATTTGTGAAGATTTAGAGAGATATGATATAAAATATCTTTCAATGAGTGGAAGTACAAAGGATAGACAGCTTTTAGTTGATAAGTTTCAAAAGGACAATAAATATAAAGTATTTGTAATGACATTGAAAACAGGTGGAGTTGGATTGAACCTTACAGCAGCAGATACAATTTTTATATATGATCCTTGGTGGAATAAGACTGTAGAAAATCAAGCAATTGATAGAGCTTATAGATTAGGGCAAGACAGAACAGTATTTTCATATAAATTAATATTAAAAGACACAATTGAAGAAAAAATACTTCAATTACAAGAATCGAAAATTAAACTTCTAGATAATTTAATATCTGAAGATAGTGCAACTTTAAAAAGTTTAACTGAAAAGGATATAGAGTTTATTTTAGGAGAATAA
- a CDS encoding YraN family protein: protein MKNNRDIGDKYEEKATAILISNNYKILERNYRVKAGEIDIIAEKNGIIVFVEVKYRKTLKFGSGLEAVDYKKIKRIYNAARVYLTLKNKLYSKIRFDCISFLGEKVTWTKNLAWGDEIGF from the coding sequence ATGAAAAATAATAGAGATATTGGAGATAAGTATGAAGAAAAAGCAACTGCTATACTTATTTCAAATAATTATAAAATTTTAGAGAGAAATTATAGGGTAAAAGCTGGAGAGATAGATATAATAGCTGAAAAAAATGGAATAATAGTTTTTGTAGAGGTAAAATATAGAAAAACTTTAAAATTTGGTTCTGGACTAGAAGCTGTAGACTACAAAAAAATAAAGAGAATTTACAATGCTGCTAGAGTGTATTTAACTTTAAAGAACAAATTATATAGTAAAATTAGATTTGATTGTATAAGTTTTTTGGGAGAAAAGGTAACTTGGACAAAAAATTTAGCATGGGGTGATGAAATTGGATTTTAG
- a CDS encoding PTS sugar transporter subunit IIC — protein MLIKAFLLGILAGFAIWDGRVFGQHMLDRPIVTGPIVGLILGDVHTGIVMGASLELVMMGVVGIGAELHQML, from the coding sequence ATGTTAATTAAAGCATTCTTATTAGGAATATTAGCAGGATTTGCTATATGGGATGGACGTGTTTTTGGACAGCATATGTTAGATAGACCAATTGTAACAGGACCAATAGTTGGTTTAATATTAGGAGATGTACATACAGGAATTGTTATGGGAGCTTCTTTAGAATTAGTAATGATGGGAGTTGTTGGAATAGGAGCTGAACTCCACCAGATGTTGTAG
- a CDS encoding PTS system mannose/fructose/sorbose family transporter subunit IID: MEKKENLITKKDLMKVFWRSFPLQSCFNYERMQNIGFCYSIIPILKKLYPNKEELSQALKRHLEFFNTTPQTVTFITGACVALEEQNKKSNGEFDINSIAALKAALMGPIAGIGDSFFWGTFRIIAAGIGCSLASKGSILGAILFLLIFNIPHYLVRYYGLKIGYKSGINFIANAQESGMIGILTNCAKVMGLCVVGAMVASMVSFSIPLSIEISGATVKVQSIFDQIMPSILPLGLTFVIYTLLKKGIKTTRVMYGIIIVGIIGSLLGVM, from the coding sequence ATGGAGAAAAAAGAAAATTTAATAACTAAAAAAGATTTAATGAAAGTATTTTGGCGTTCTTTTCCTCTACAATCTTGTTTTAATTATGAGAGAATGCAAAATATAGGATTTTGTTATTCAATAATTCCAATTCTAAAAAAATTATATCCAAATAAAGAGGAATTATCTCAAGCATTAAAAAGACATCTTGAATTTTTTAATACTACTCCTCAAACTGTAACTTTTATAACAGGAGCCTGTGTAGCTTTAGAAGAGCAAAATAAAAAATCAAATGGAGAATTTGATATAAACTCAATAGCTGCTTTAAAAGCTGCATTAATGGGACCAATAGCAGGAATAGGAGATTCATTTTTCTGGGGAACATTTAGAATTATAGCTGCAGGAATAGGATGTAGTCTAGCAAGTAAGGGAAGTATTTTAGGAGCAATCTTGTTTTTACTAATATTTAATATTCCTCATTATTTAGTAAGATACTATGGATTAAAAATAGGATATAAAAGTGGGATAAATTTTATAGCAAATGCTCAAGAATCTGGAATGATTGGAATTTTAACTAACTGTGCTAAGGTAATGGGATTATGTGTTGTAGGAGCTATGGTAGCTTCAATGGTTTCTTTTTCCATTCCATTATCCATTGAAATAAGTGGAGCAACAGTAAAAGTTCAAAGTATATTTGATCAAATAATGCCATCTATTTTACCATTAGGGCTTACATTTGTTATTTATACTTTGTTAAAAAAAGGAATAAAAACAACAAGAGTGATGTATGGAATTATAATAGTAGGAATAATAGGAAGTTTATTGGGGGTAATGTAA
- a CDS encoding GntR family transcriptional regulator yields the protein MSKESKYKIIEKSILQDIKENRLKLGDQIPTEIELCKVFNTSRMTVNKAITSLVSRGYIKRVSGKGSFVNKQFIEKSLKKIPRSFTEDMKSIGMVAGATLLEYKILRGVQLDDDIREKLQVSENELVHFFSRLRTGDGIIFAISYDYVPCKTLATINPSKLEGSFFEYVKENNLEIGSATITITATLPTKEQKQFLKIDNEALLKVSHITELTDGRILEYIDTYYIGSMYSYKSYIDK from the coding sequence ATGAGTAAAGAGTCAAAGTATAAAATTATTGAAAAAAGTATACTTCAAGATATAAAAGAAAATAGGTTAAAATTAGGAGATCAAATTCCAACAGAAATTGAATTGTGTAAAGTATTTAATACAAGTAGGATGACAGTAAATAAAGCTATTACTTCTCTAGTATCAAGAGGATATATAAAAAGAGTTTCAGGAAAAGGAAGTTTTGTAAATAAACAATTTATTGAAAAATCTTTAAAAAAAATTCCAAGAAGTTTTACTGAAGATATGAAATCTATTGGAATGGTAGCTGGAGCCACTTTATTAGAATATAAAATATTAAGAGGAGTACAACTTGATGATGATATAAGAGAAAAATTACAAGTTTCTGAAAATGAGTTAGTTCATTTTTTTTCAAGATTAAGAACAGGGGATGGAATAATATTTGCTATTAGTTATGATTATGTTCCTTGTAAAACTTTAGCAACAATAAATCCTTCAAAATTAGAAGGGTCATTTTTTGAATATGTAAAAGAAAATAATTTAGAAATAGGAAGTGCAACAATAACAATTACAGCAACTTTACCAACAAAAGAGCAAAAACAATTTTTGAAAATAGATAATGAGGCTTTGTTAAAGGTATCCCATATTACTGAATTAACTGATGGAAGAATCTTAGAATATATAGATACCTATTATATAGGAAGTATGTATTCTTATAAGTCATATATAGATAAATAA